Part of the Babylonia areolata isolate BAREFJ2019XMU chromosome 4, ASM4173473v1, whole genome shotgun sequence genome, ggcaactggagaacgctgacaggacaagaacaaacgtcacccactggccaccgcacagtgttccgtaaacgaacaacgggtgctaacatcgaaacacagatgaacagttccactggcggacacaaagtcgtttacagaggaaaaagaacgacgaacatcagccgctaagcgctggttctactaccgtccttctccaaggactgaatCCATTCGAGTGAAGCTAGagacaaaccggcgaggagcatttgaagcactagaactccgctcactctgttcactcagcttcctatatatttttttttccgttcaattgcacgagacacttacaaaccatagaaaacataACACGATCTCACTACCgctcgaacgcaaggggaacacgcacgatggaaaacatcgtgcacgcgcatacgaaacacacccgcctctaaaaataatccagcgacccaccagcctccgccagCTTCGTTTGTCATTTtagaagaaagaggggatgagatggactcgaaccccctccataaacgtaaaagaaaagaaaaaaaatagcggaaccattatgtcgtccgtgacaatACCCCCCTCCCAAGATTAAACCCCTggtttaaatcaaaacaaaaacaaataagtcACGGACTAATAATGTACAGCAGCTACCTATATACATATCAGAGGAGTACTCAGCATAATCCTTACTTGCCTTGCAAGTACCCGAGGAACCTAGCAGCAAAGCCGCCTCCTCCAGGAATGGACTGGGCAGAAAACCTGACCGGCGGTAGCTGGTGTGCCTGTTGAGTAACCGAGCTGCTTGACGATATTACCCTTGATCAGCTCAACTGTACGTCTCTCAACACGTGTAAATGGCTTCCTACTTAGGTATGCTCTGGGAACTCTTTTCTTTACACTGCGTTGGCATTGGGGACATGACTGGCAGTACTGTGCAATGTCTGCACACATTCCTGGCCAGTAGAATGAAGCAAATACACGTTCCTTGGTCTTCTTGGTCCCGAGATGCCCTGACATCGGACTATCGTGACCTAGCGTCATAACTACCTTCCTTAGAGTCTGAGGGACACAAACCTGGTCAATGATCTCATGACCCTCGAACTTCCGCAACAAGACACCCTCCTTCCTACAGTACGACACTTTTCCTCCCCTGGTCTGGTGGCTGACACTCTGGTTACACGACTCACGTGCTGCCGCTAGAGAGGGGTCACACTCTTGTAACCTGATCAGATCAGCACGGGATGTCCCCATCATTTGCTCCTTTATGGAGAGGGCCTCTGGGACCGACCCCTCCCTCCTTGTCTGCGCCCTGGTCTTTACTGCACCTACAATCAATGGGTTGGCGTATACTGGTATGTGTTCTATCTCCTCACTGCCCTCCCGCTGAGCCAAGTTGCCAATGAGGACCTCTTCTACCGGCCGCTTCATAACCAGAACCCGAATcctcccacaaataaaaggggaAACAATGCCTACAACAGCCACTGGCAACAAATTCCGGCACCTCGACTCAGCCAACACGACTGGCATCGTATCACCTGTGTATGCATCAGCAGGCACCAAGCGCTCTGCCACCACTGTGTAGCCTGCTCCTGTATCACGCAGGCCATTTGCAGGCATACCCTCAATAGTGACAATGCAGCGCGGAGTGTATGGCTTCCGTgcacaggggacacacagagcCGGTGTATCTCCCTGGGGAACCTGCACAGGACAAGCCACTGCCGCCGTGACCTGTGACTGCGGACAGTTCCGTGCAATGTGCCCTTCCTTCTTACAATTGAAACATATGATAAATGACCTAGGTTGCCCCTGACTAACCGGGGTCAAACCTTGCTCACTCTGCTCTAGGTTGGTCTTAACAGTATTTGTTGGCAAGGACGCAATGTGCCGTGTCTGCAATGGTCGCTCTTGAGCGCCCCGCTCATGTTTAGCCTCCCGGCTCATTCGTTTGGCCTCGGCCAACACAGTGGCCTCCTTAGCCAAGTCATCAGCGTTCTCTGGGCTGACCTTCCTTACCTCCATTATCAACTCTGGAGACAGAATATTGTAGAGCTGCTCCTGCATGAACAGATCTTTCACCTCCTCAACATTATTTTCATCCTTGCCAGCAGCTACGcaccacagagagaaacaagcgcGCATCCTAATGAGAAGCTGTTCAAATGTTTCAGCAGCATCCTTCCTCAGCGCCCGGAATTTCTTCCTGTAAGCGTCGGCATCCAGACGGAAATGCCTAAGCAGAGCCGCTTTTACCTTAGCATAGCTGGTAAGATCAGCCAGATCCAGTCGCAACACTGCCTCCCTAGCCTTGCCCCTCAACAGCGCGATAAGTCTGGTAGGCCACGACGACTCTCTCCAGTGACATAGGGTAGCCACTCGCTCAAAGTGTGACAGATAAGCGTCTACGTCGTCCTTATCACCCAGAGGATCTAAGCTAATATTCCTGTTCTCGCTGgcttctacctctctcccccgaaGTTTAAGCTCTTCTCTTCTGAAAGCCTGTTCCTCTTCGTCCCTACGCTGGAGTCtgagttcctccctctctctaaacaACCTTCCCTCATCTTTCTCTTGGCGCTTCAATTGTAACTCCTCTTCGTCCTTACGCTGGAGTCTgagttcctccctctcccccttcaccgaATCTGTTATGAATCTGGAGAGGGCCTCTCCAGTCAAGCCTAACTTGCTAGCAATCGCAGCATACTTCTCATAAACCGATTGTTCTTCCGCTATCTTCCCCTTCACCTCCTCGCTCACCTTCGGTCTATCAAGTTCATCTCTAACCCAACGTGCCAGCTCGTCAGTCTGCTCTGGAGTCCTCACAGGAGTACCTGGCGTACCTTGCCTCGCAGGCTGTTTTCGCAGTGGCATGACTCAAGTGTCAAACCCAACGAAACTACTGTCACTAACAATTAAACCCTCAACCACCAGAGAAACCTTCAGACCAATGACGCGTTAACCGTAGAGCGCTCAAAACCAACAATGATTATCAGGTGCCTACAATGCATCAAAACATGTACACTTTGAATCCCTGTGCACACAGACCAACCGCAGCTACCTGAAGCACTTACCAGTGCAGCAATATCACTGTAGGGTAACATGAACCATTTTGAAAACagtcacatacaacaccacaagaCACCCTACCACCTGTCCCCCTAACCTATATCCTAACCCAGCTAAGACGGATCCCAACACAACTTAGCTAAaaagtaccccgcatctccaccatttgtcacgtgctaaagcggacgtgcaccctccccaagataccccactacagacgccacaacacaacaagcccacacagaaaacgaaattttataatgcatttaatgattgtgtgcaatatgtctatagatgtatgtaaataaaacaaactaaaaaaaacaaacaatatcaagagcatacaaataaacaacaaacaacaacaacaaccaccccaaaaaaacggcagcagaaccacagctttagtcttgtcacatcgtaccacaagggcactggtaaatGAGATGTCATATTTCAAATATTATGGAAAACATACGTTatagttggttgggtttttttttttaagtgaatgacaTTAACAATGGTTGCCGGCATCTTTTTTCCGCACGCCTCGCCGCCGTAAAAATAGACTAATAATTATCTCCCCTTTCTTCCAGTATTTCACATGTCACAAAACAAATCATTTACCATATACAACAGTAATGTTTTATACAAGCATAAATTTATTCCCGATGTTAACTCGTGACTTCTAGTTGGACGAGCTCCTTAAACCTtaacaaaaatatccaataaaattgtcttgagcatgtaaaaagcaagatatctaaAATTACCCCCTTCCATTGAAAACTCCTACTTGGACAGACATGtcaaaaatgtagctcctccccaattcttaaatttcaatatttatttctTACATTTCCAATATAACATTTTAGCAGCATGTGacaactcatcgccccttcacaTGCTTATAACTTcaacaataataaacaatgacaagagaaaggtcacaacaaacaggagacGGAAAATACAAACGTAACACTGAACCCCGacggagaaaaatacataaagactggaacacaagctcctacctagagcgacgtgacggTTCCCCAGGATTCgaacggaggcacaacacctcaagacgcgcgccaggcaactggagaacgctgacaggacaagaacaaacgtcacccactggccaccgcacagtgttccgtaaacgaacaacgggtgctaacatcgaaacacagatgaacagttccactggcggacacaaagtcgtttacagaggaaaaagaacgacgaacatcagccgctaagcgctggttctacta contains:
- the LOC143281397 gene encoding uncharacterized protein LOC143281397, translated to MPLRKQPARQGTPGTPVRTPEQTDELARWVRDELDRPKVSEEVKGKIAEEQSVYEKYAAIASKLGLTGEALSRFITDSVKGEREELRLQRKDEEELQLKRQEKDEGRLFREREELRLQRRDEEEQAFRREELKLRGREVEASENRNISLDPLGDKDDVDAYLSHFERVATLCHWRESSWPTRLIALLRGKAREAVLRLDLADLTSYAKVKAALLRHFRLDADAYRKKFRALRKDAAETFEQLLIRMRACFSLWCVAAGKDENNVEEVKDLFMQEQLYNILSPELIMEVRKVSPENADDLAKEATVLAEAKRMSREAKHERGAQERPLQTRHIASLPTNTVKTNLEQSEQGLTPVSQGQPRSFIICFNCKKEGHIARNCPQSQVTAAVACPVQVPQGDTPALCVPCARKPYTPRCIVTIEGMPANGLRDTGAGYTVVAERLVPADAYTGDTMPVVLAESRCRNLLPVAVVGIVSPFICGRIRVLVMKRPVEEVLIGNLAQREGSEEIEHIPVYANPLIVGAVKTRAQTRREGSVPEALSIKEQMMGTSRADLIRLQECDPSLAAARESCNQSVSHQTRGGKVSYCRKEGVLLRKFEGHEIIDQVCVPQTLRKVVMTLGHDSPMSGHLGTKKTKERVFASFYWPGMCADIAQYCQSCPQCQRSVKKRVPRAYLSRKPFTRVERRTVELIKGNIVKQLGYSTGTPATAGQVFCPVHSWRRRLCC